A stretch of DNA from Cryptosporangium aurantiacum:
GTCGAGGAGTTCCAGTTCTCCCGTGCCTGGCTCCGCAAGGAGGCCACCCGGCTCGGCGATCCGCGGAGCGAGGCGTACCAGCTCGGACGCCAGCTGAACCTTCCGCCGTCCTACCTGCTCATCCACCGGGTGACGCTGGGTTCGATCGGGGTGCTCTGCCAGCTGGAGGCGAAGGCGCGCTACCGCGCGGTCGTCGAGCAGTGGCAACCGGGTTTCGTCGAGCCGCTCGCCGACACCGCGGACTGACCCGACCACCGCGCTGACCACCGCGGGCGGAGAGGGCGCGCCAATACACGCGAAACCGGGCCGTAAACAGCGCTTACGGCCCGGTTTCGGTCAACGGCTGTCGTTCCCGGCCGAAACGTGGAGCAGCCCGCCCCGGCGGGAGCCGGGGCGGGCTGGTTCAGCGGGCGGATTCGCTCAGAGCCGGTCCCGGAGGCGAGCAGCGGCTGCGGCGACGACACGGGCCGGCCGGCGGGCGCCCAGGCGGGCGCGACGCGACGCGGCCTGTTGCATTCGGGATCGGGCGAGGGTCTCGTTCAGAAGTAACATTTCAAAGCTCCAGGTCGGTGCGTGGTTCATCGCTGTGCTCTCGGGGCTCGGGCGCATCTCGTGCGTTGCGGGGTACTGGGCGAGGCGACGACCGGTCGACCAACGTGACCGGTGCGTGGCGAGGACGCGGCTCATCAGGCCGCGACCGTGTTCTTCCGCGGACGGCCACGCGGCCGCTTCCGGGCGATCACAACTCCACGCTCAAAGATCTCGCCGCCCCAGACACCCCACGGCTCACGCCGCTCCAGCGCGCCCTGCAGGCACGCCTCGCGGAGCGGGCACTCCTGGCAGTGGGCCTTCGCCAGCTCCAGGTCTGCGGGGTTCTCCGCGAACCAGAGCTCCGGGTCCTCCCGCCGGCAGGGCAGCGCCTCGTCCGGGTCGATCACCCCGAAGTCCATCGGGGCCAGATCGATTGCCGTCATGACCGGATCTCCTCTTCCGTCGTGCTTTGTCACTCGGTGGTTGATGCGAGCCGGGCCGGTCAGCCCCACCCGCCTTGACGGGGACAAACAAAAAGGCCGTGGATCCCGGTGAGTGGGATCCACGGCCTCGAGGAGTGCCGCCGGTCGTCTAGACCGGTGTACCTCGAGGCGGAGATCCCGCTCGACCGTCGACGCGCGTGACGTCGGCGCTCAGCTGGGTAGCGAAGGTGATGCCATTGCCGAGGGACTCGACCGTGGCTGCCTGGAGGACGGACTTCTCCCCCGAGACCTGGATCGTGTGCTGCGCGGCGCACACCTCATGCGCATACGCAGGCGCGCCGCTCGGCGCGGTCCGCTTCCGAGCTGCCGACGGAGCGACCGTCATGGCTTTGCCGGCCCACGGGCCGTCTGCCATACGCCACGAGGGCGCCACGGACGGCACGAGCCGCAACGACGGCATGGAGGCAGCCGACAGCTCGGAAACCAAGTACGTGATCACTACGGCCACCTCCCTCGGTGCGTGCGAAATGCCCTACCGAACCAAGACACACTCGTCCTGGTGCGAGCGCCGGTTCCCCGGCGCAAAGGCAGGTTAAGCCCGGGCCGGGTCCCGGGCCAACACATTTAACGGCCAGACGTCGACAGTTGTCTGCCACCGGACAGTTGCGGCGGCGCGCCACGGCCGACACGCCGACAAAACGGACGCTGGGCCGAAAAATCAGGCCAGTTCGGTCGGCTCCACGAGCGATGCCGGATCGGCGCCGGCGACCAGCGCCAACAGCGCCTCGCCGTAGAGCGTCAGCTTCCGCGGCCCGACGCCGGCGATCTCGGCCAGTTGCGCCTCGCTGCTCGGCTGCAACTCCGCGACCGCGGTCAGCGTCGCGTCGGTGAAGACGACGTACGGGGGCAGCTTCTGCTCCTTGGCCAGCGCGCCCCGCCACGTCCGCAGACGCTCGAAGAGTTCCTCGTCGTAATTGGCCGGGCAGGAACCGCAGCGGCGCAGCTTGCGATGCGTCGGATCGAACAGCGCGACACCGCAGATGCGGCAGGTCGGCAACGACCGGCTCGCCGACCGGCCGGCGGGCTTGGGCGCCGGCGCTACCGCGGTGCCCGGGACGCCCGCGGGCAGCGAACCCGCGGGCAGGAACCGGCACGGACGCCTACTTCCCCGCCCGCCCGGTGAGCGAGCCGCCGCCCACGACAGCCAGACGTGCTCCCGCGCGCGCGTGACGCCGACGTAGAGCAGCC
This window harbors:
- a CDS encoding WhiB family transcriptional regulator encodes the protein MTAIDLAPMDFGVIDPDEALPCRREDPELWFAENPADLELAKAHCQECPLREACLQGALERREPWGVWGGEIFERGVVIARKRPRGRPRKNTVAA